Proteins encoded by one window of Elephas maximus indicus isolate mEleMax1 chromosome 5, mEleMax1 primary haplotype, whole genome shotgun sequence:
- the LOC126077120 gene encoding UDP-glucuronosyltransferase 2B31-like isoform X2 — translation MSKKWISVLLIQLSCYISCGTCGKVLVWPTEYSHWINIKIILHELIQRGHEVTVLTSSASILIDPNTPSAIKFEVYPTSLTKDDFEIFFMKFTRKWTYDLPKDTFWTYFSQIQEMEWEYSDFIENLCKEAVFNKKLMMKLQKSRFDVVLADIIAPCGELLAELLKIPFVYSVRFTYGYTFEKYSGGLLTPPSYVPIVLSELQDRMTFLERVKNMIYVLYFDFWFQALNEKKWDQFYSDVLGKPTTLYETMGKADIWLIRTYWDIEFPRPFLPHFDFVGGLHCKPASPLPKEMEEFVQSSGEYGVVVFTLGSIVSNITEERAQTIASALAQIPQKVLWRFDGKKPDNLGPNTRLYKWIPQNDLLGHPKTKAFITHGGTNGIYEAIYHGIPMVGIPLFADQPENIDRMKAKGAAVSLDMNTMTSTDLLNALKTVINDPSYKENAMRLSAIHHDQPVKPLDRAVFWIEFVMRHKGAKHLRPASLSLTWYQYHSLDVIGFLLACVAIVTFLVIKCCLFGYQKFFKTEKKKKRE, via the exons ATGTCTAAGAAATGGATTTCAGTTCTGCTAATACAACTGAGTTGTTACATTAGCTGTGGAACTTGTGGAAAAGTGCTGGTGTGGCCAACAGAATATAGTCATTGGATCAATATAAAGATAATATTGCATGAACTTATTCAGAGGGGTCACGAGGTGACTGTTCTAACATCTTCGGCTTCCATTCTTATTGATCCCAACACACCATCTGCAATTAAATTTGAGGTTTATCCTACATCTCTTACTAAAGatgattttgagatttttttcatgAAATTCACCAGGAAATGGACATATGACCTGCCGAAAGATACATTTTGGacatatttttcacaaatacaAGAAATGGAGTGGGAATATTCTGATTTTATTGAAAATCTCTGTAAAGAAGCAGTTTTCAACAAGAAACTCATGATGAAACTACAGAAATCAAGGTTTGATGTCGTTCTTGCAGATATCATTGCTCCTTGTGGTGAGCTACTGGCTGAGCTACTTAAAATACCCTTTGTGTATAGTGTCCGGTTCACTTATGGCTATACATTTGAAAAGTATAGTGGAGGACTTTTAACCCCTCCTTCCTATGTACCTATTGTTCTGTCAGAATTACAAGATCGAATGACATTCTTGGAGAGGGTAAAAAATATGATATATGTGCTCTATTTTGACTTTTGGTTCCAGGCACTTAATGAGAAGAAGTGGGATCAGTTTTACAGTGACGTACTAGGTAA ACCCACTACATTATATGAGACAATGGGGAAAGCTGATATATGGCTCATTCGAACTTATTGGGATATTGAGTTTCCTCGCCCATTCTTGCCACATTTTGATTTTGTTGGAGGACTCCACTGCAAACCCGCCAGTCCCTTGCCTAAA GAAATGGAAGAGTTTGTCCAGAGCTCTGGAGAATATGGTGTTGTGGTGTTTACTCTTGGATCAATAGTCAGtaacatcacagaagaaagggcccaaacgATTGCATCAGCCCTTGCCCAGATTCCACAAAAG GTGCTGTGGCGATTTGATGgcaagaaaccagataacttagGACCCAATACGAGACTGTATAAGTGGATCCCCCAGAATGACCTCCTTG GTCACCCAAAGACCAAAGCTTTTATAACTCATGGTGGAACCAATGGCATTTATGAGGCTATCTACCATGGGATCCCTATGGTGGGCATTCCCTTGTTTGCGGATCAACCTGAAAACATTGATCGCATGAAGGCCAAGGGGGCAGCAGTGAGTCTGGACATGAACACAATGACAAgtacagatttgctcaatgctttGAAGACTGTCATCAATGACCCATC ctataaagagaatgCTATGAGGTTATCAGCCATTCATCATGATCAGCCTGTTAAGCCCCTGGATCGAGCCGTCTTCTGGATCGAGTTTGTCATGCGCCACAAAGGAGCCAAGCACCTTCGCCCAGCCTCCCTCAGCCTCACCTGGTACCAGTACCACTCTTTGGATGTGATTGGGTTTCTACTGGCTTGTGTGGCAATCGTCACTTTTCTTGTCATAAAATGTTGCTTATTTGGTTATCAAAAGTTTtttaagacagaaaagaagaaaaagagggagtAG
- the LOC126077120 gene encoding UDP-glucuronosyltransferase 2B31-like isoform X1 — protein sequence MSKKWISVLLIQLSCYISCGTCGKVLVWPTEYSHWINIKIILHELIQRGHEVTVLTSSASILIDPNTPSAIKFEVYPTSLTKDDFEIFFMKFTRKWTYDLPKDTFWTYFSQIQEMEWEYSDFIENLCKEAVFNKKLMMKLQKSRFDVVLADIIAPCGELLAELLKIPFVYSVRFTYGYTFEKYSGGLLTPPSYVPIVLSELQDRMTFLERVKNMIYVLYFDFWFQALNEKKWDQFYSDVLGRPTTLYETMGKADIWLIRTYWDIEFPRPFLPHFDFVGGLHCKPASPLPKEMEEFVQSSGEYGVVVFTLGSIVSNITEERAQTIASALAQIPQKVLWRFDGKKPDNLGPNTRLYKWIPQNDLLGHPKTKAFITHGGTNGIYEAIYHGIPMVGIPLFADQPENIDRMKAKGAAVSLDMNTMTSTDLLNALKTVINDPSYKENAMRLSAIHHDQPVKPLDRAVFWIEFVMRHKGAKHLRPASLSLTWYQYHSLDVIGFLLACVAIVTFLVIKCCLFGYQKFFKTEKKKKRE from the exons ATGTCTAAGAAATGGATTTCAGTTCTGCTAATACAACTGAGTTGTTACATTAGCTGTGGAACTTGTGGAAAAGTGCTGGTGTGGCCAACAGAATATAGTCATTGGATCAATATAAAGATAATATTGCATGAACTTATTCAGAGGGGTCACGAGGTGACTGTTCTAACATCTTCGGCTTCCATTCTTATTGATCCCAACACACCATCTGCAATTAAATTTGAGGTTTATCCTACATCTCTTACTAAAGatgattttgagatttttttcatgAAATTCACCAGGAAATGGACATATGACCTGCCGAAAGATACATTTTGGacatatttttcacaaatacaAGAAATGGAGTGGGAATATTCTGATTTTATTGAAAATCTCTGTAAAGAAGCAGTTTTCAACAAGAAACTCATGATGAAACTACAGAAATCAAGGTTTGATGTCGTTCTTGCAGATATCATTGCTCCTTGTGGTGAGCTACTGGCTGAGCTACTTAAAATACCCTTTGTGTATAGTGTCCGGTTCACTTATGGCTATACATTTGAAAAGTATAGTGGAGGACTTTTAACCCCTCCTTCCTATGTACCTATTGTTCTGTCAGAATTACAAGATCGAATGACATTCTTGGAGAGGGTAAAAAATATGATATATGTGCTCTATTTTGACTTTTGGTTCCAGGCACTTAATGAGAAGAAGTGGGATCAGTTTTACAGTGACGTACTAG gAAGACCCACTACATTATATGAGACAATGGGGAAAGCTGATATATGGCTCATTCGAACTTATTGGGATATTGAGTTTCCTCGCCCATTCTTGCCACATTTTGATTTTGTTGGAGGACTCCACTGCAAACCCGCCAGTCCCTTGCCTAAA GAAATGGAAGAGTTTGTCCAGAGCTCTGGAGAATATGGTGTTGTGGTGTTTACTCTTGGATCAATAGTCAGtaacatcacagaagaaagggcccaaacgATTGCATCAGCCCTTGCCCAGATTCCACAAAAG GTGCTGTGGCGATTTGATGgcaagaaaccagataacttagGACCCAATACGAGACTGTATAAGTGGATCCCCCAGAATGACCTCCTTG GTCACCCAAAGACCAAAGCTTTTATAACTCATGGTGGAACCAATGGCATTTATGAGGCTATCTACCATGGGATCCCTATGGTGGGCATTCCCTTGTTTGCGGATCAACCTGAAAACATTGATCGCATGAAGGCCAAGGGGGCAGCAGTGAGTCTGGACATGAACACAATGACAAgtacagatttgctcaatgctttGAAGACTGTCATCAATGACCCATC ctataaagagaatgCTATGAGGTTATCAGCCATTCATCATGATCAGCCTGTTAAGCCCCTGGATCGAGCCGTCTTCTGGATCGAGTTTGTCATGCGCCACAAAGGAGCCAAGCACCTTCGCCCAGCCTCCCTCAGCCTCACCTGGTACCAGTACCACTCTTTGGATGTGATTGGGTTTCTACTGGCTTGTGTGGCAATCGTCACTTTTCTTGTCATAAAATGTTGCTTATTTGGTTATCAAAAGTTTtttaagacagaaaagaagaaaaagagggagtAG
- the LOC126077120 gene encoding UDP-glucuronosyltransferase 2B31-like isoform X3 encodes MSKKWISVLLIQLSCYISCGTCGKVLVWPTEYSHWINIKIILHELIQRGHEVTVLTSSASILIDPNTPSAIKFEVYPTSLTKDDFEIFFMKFTRKWTYDLPKDTFWTYFSQIQEMEWEYSDFIENLCKEAVFNKKLMMKLQKSRFDVVLADIIAPCGELLAELLKIPFVYSVRFTYGYTFEKYSGGLLTPPSYVPIVLSELQDRMTFLERVKNMIYVLYFDFWFQALNEKKWDQFYSDVLGRPTTLYETMGKADIWLIRTYWDIEFPRPFLPHFDFVGGLHCKPASPLPKVLWRFDGKKPDNLGPNTRLYKWIPQNDLLGHPKTKAFITHGGTNGIYEAIYHGIPMVGIPLFADQPENIDRMKAKGAAVSLDMNTMTSTDLLNALKTVINDPSYKENAMRLSAIHHDQPVKPLDRAVFWIEFVMRHKGAKHLRPASLSLTWYQYHSLDVIGFLLACVAIVTFLVIKCCLFGYQKFFKTEKKKKRE; translated from the exons ATGTCTAAGAAATGGATTTCAGTTCTGCTAATACAACTGAGTTGTTACATTAGCTGTGGAACTTGTGGAAAAGTGCTGGTGTGGCCAACAGAATATAGTCATTGGATCAATATAAAGATAATATTGCATGAACTTATTCAGAGGGGTCACGAGGTGACTGTTCTAACATCTTCGGCTTCCATTCTTATTGATCCCAACACACCATCTGCAATTAAATTTGAGGTTTATCCTACATCTCTTACTAAAGatgattttgagatttttttcatgAAATTCACCAGGAAATGGACATATGACCTGCCGAAAGATACATTTTGGacatatttttcacaaatacaAGAAATGGAGTGGGAATATTCTGATTTTATTGAAAATCTCTGTAAAGAAGCAGTTTTCAACAAGAAACTCATGATGAAACTACAGAAATCAAGGTTTGATGTCGTTCTTGCAGATATCATTGCTCCTTGTGGTGAGCTACTGGCTGAGCTACTTAAAATACCCTTTGTGTATAGTGTCCGGTTCACTTATGGCTATACATTTGAAAAGTATAGTGGAGGACTTTTAACCCCTCCTTCCTATGTACCTATTGTTCTGTCAGAATTACAAGATCGAATGACATTCTTGGAGAGGGTAAAAAATATGATATATGTGCTCTATTTTGACTTTTGGTTCCAGGCACTTAATGAGAAGAAGTGGGATCAGTTTTACAGTGACGTACTAG gAAGACCCACTACATTATATGAGACAATGGGGAAAGCTGATATATGGCTCATTCGAACTTATTGGGATATTGAGTTTCCTCGCCCATTCTTGCCACATTTTGATTTTGTTGGAGGACTCCACTGCAAACCCGCCAGTCCCTTGCCTAAA GTGCTGTGGCGATTTGATGgcaagaaaccagataacttagGACCCAATACGAGACTGTATAAGTGGATCCCCCAGAATGACCTCCTTG GTCACCCAAAGACCAAAGCTTTTATAACTCATGGTGGAACCAATGGCATTTATGAGGCTATCTACCATGGGATCCCTATGGTGGGCATTCCCTTGTTTGCGGATCAACCTGAAAACATTGATCGCATGAAGGCCAAGGGGGCAGCAGTGAGTCTGGACATGAACACAATGACAAgtacagatttgctcaatgctttGAAGACTGTCATCAATGACCCATC ctataaagagaatgCTATGAGGTTATCAGCCATTCATCATGATCAGCCTGTTAAGCCCCTGGATCGAGCCGTCTTCTGGATCGAGTTTGTCATGCGCCACAAAGGAGCCAAGCACCTTCGCCCAGCCTCCCTCAGCCTCACCTGGTACCAGTACCACTCTTTGGATGTGATTGGGTTTCTACTGGCTTGTGTGGCAATCGTCACTTTTCTTGTCATAAAATGTTGCTTATTTGGTTATCAAAAGTTTtttaagacagaaaagaagaaaaagagggagtAG
- the LOC126077120 gene encoding UDP-glucuronosyltransferase 2B17-like isoform X4, with protein MSKKWISVLLIQLSCYISCGTCGKVLVWPTEYSHWINIKIILHELIQRGHEVTVLTSSASILIDPNTPSAIKFEVYPTSLTKDDFEIFFMKFTRKWTYDLPKDTFWTYFSQIQEMEWEYSDFIENLCKEAVFNKKLMMKLQKSRFDVVLADIIAPCGRPTTLYETMGKADIWLIRTYWDIEFPRPFLPHFDFVGGLHCKPASPLPKEMEEFVQSSGEYGVVVFTLGSIVSNITEERAQTIASALAQIPQKVLWRFDGKKPDNLGPNTRLYKWIPQNDLLGHPKTKAFITHGGTNGIYEAIYHGIPMVGIPLFADQPENIDRMKAKGAAVSLDMNTMTSTDLLNALKTVINDPSYKENAMRLSAIHHDQPVKPLDRAVFWIEFVMRHKGAKHLRPASLSLTWYQYHSLDVIGFLLACVAIVTFLVIKCCLFGYQKFFKTEKKKKRE; from the exons ATGTCTAAGAAATGGATTTCAGTTCTGCTAATACAACTGAGTTGTTACATTAGCTGTGGAACTTGTGGAAAAGTGCTGGTGTGGCCAACAGAATATAGTCATTGGATCAATATAAAGATAATATTGCATGAACTTATTCAGAGGGGTCACGAGGTGACTGTTCTAACATCTTCGGCTTCCATTCTTATTGATCCCAACACACCATCTGCAATTAAATTTGAGGTTTATCCTACATCTCTTACTAAAGatgattttgagatttttttcatgAAATTCACCAGGAAATGGACATATGACCTGCCGAAAGATACATTTTGGacatatttttcacaaatacaAGAAATGGAGTGGGAATATTCTGATTTTATTGAAAATCTCTGTAAAGAAGCAGTTTTCAACAAGAAACTCATGATGAAACTACAGAAATCAAGGTTTGATGTCGTTCTTGCAGATATCATTGCTCCTTGTG gAAGACCCACTACATTATATGAGACAATGGGGAAAGCTGATATATGGCTCATTCGAACTTATTGGGATATTGAGTTTCCTCGCCCATTCTTGCCACATTTTGATTTTGTTGGAGGACTCCACTGCAAACCCGCCAGTCCCTTGCCTAAA GAAATGGAAGAGTTTGTCCAGAGCTCTGGAGAATATGGTGTTGTGGTGTTTACTCTTGGATCAATAGTCAGtaacatcacagaagaaagggcccaaacgATTGCATCAGCCCTTGCCCAGATTCCACAAAAG GTGCTGTGGCGATTTGATGgcaagaaaccagataacttagGACCCAATACGAGACTGTATAAGTGGATCCCCCAGAATGACCTCCTTG GTCACCCAAAGACCAAAGCTTTTATAACTCATGGTGGAACCAATGGCATTTATGAGGCTATCTACCATGGGATCCCTATGGTGGGCATTCCCTTGTTTGCGGATCAACCTGAAAACATTGATCGCATGAAGGCCAAGGGGGCAGCAGTGAGTCTGGACATGAACACAATGACAAgtacagatttgctcaatgctttGAAGACTGTCATCAATGACCCATC ctataaagagaatgCTATGAGGTTATCAGCCATTCATCATGATCAGCCTGTTAAGCCCCTGGATCGAGCCGTCTTCTGGATCGAGTTTGTCATGCGCCACAAAGGAGCCAAGCACCTTCGCCCAGCCTCCCTCAGCCTCACCTGGTACCAGTACCACTCTTTGGATGTGATTGGGTTTCTACTGGCTTGTGTGGCAATCGTCACTTTTCTTGTCATAAAATGTTGCTTATTTGGTTATCAAAAGTTTtttaagacagaaaagaagaaaaagagggagtAG
- the LOC126077120 gene encoding UDP-glucuronosyltransferase 2B4-like isoform X5, protein MSKKWISVLLIQLSCYISCGTCGKVLVWPTEYSHWINIKIILHELIQRGHEVTVLTSSASILIDPNTPSAIKFEVYPTSLTKDDFEIFFMKFTRKWTYDLPKDNFWFQALNEKKWDQFYSDVLGRPTTLYETMGKADIWLIRTYWDIEFPRPFLPHFDFVGGLHCKPASPLPKEMEEFVQSSGEYGVVVFTLGSIVSNITEERAQTIASALAQIPQKVLWRFDGKKPDNLGPNTRLYKWIPQNDLLGHPKTKAFITHGGTNGIYEAIYHGIPMVGIPLFADQPENIDRMKAKGAAVSLDMNTMTSTDLLNALKTVINDPSYKENAMRLSAIHHDQPVKPLDRAVFWIEFVMRHKGAKHLRPASLSLTWYQYHSLDVIGFLLACVAIVTFLVIKCCLFGYQKFFKTEKKKKRE, encoded by the exons ATGTCTAAGAAATGGATTTCAGTTCTGCTAATACAACTGAGTTGTTACATTAGCTGTGGAACTTGTGGAAAAGTGCTGGTGTGGCCAACAGAATATAGTCATTGGATCAATATAAAGATAATATTGCATGAACTTATTCAGAGGGGTCACGAGGTGACTGTTCTAACATCTTCGGCTTCCATTCTTATTGATCCCAACACACCATCTGCAATTAAATTTGAGGTTTATCCTACATCTCTTACTAAAGatgattttgagatttttttcatgAAATTCACCAGGAAATGGACATATGACCTGCCGAAAGATA ACTTTTGGTTCCAGGCACTTAATGAGAAGAAGTGGGATCAGTTTTACAGTGACGTACTAG gAAGACCCACTACATTATATGAGACAATGGGGAAAGCTGATATATGGCTCATTCGAACTTATTGGGATATTGAGTTTCCTCGCCCATTCTTGCCACATTTTGATTTTGTTGGAGGACTCCACTGCAAACCCGCCAGTCCCTTGCCTAAA GAAATGGAAGAGTTTGTCCAGAGCTCTGGAGAATATGGTGTTGTGGTGTTTACTCTTGGATCAATAGTCAGtaacatcacagaagaaagggcccaaacgATTGCATCAGCCCTTGCCCAGATTCCACAAAAG GTGCTGTGGCGATTTGATGgcaagaaaccagataacttagGACCCAATACGAGACTGTATAAGTGGATCCCCCAGAATGACCTCCTTG GTCACCCAAAGACCAAAGCTTTTATAACTCATGGTGGAACCAATGGCATTTATGAGGCTATCTACCATGGGATCCCTATGGTGGGCATTCCCTTGTTTGCGGATCAACCTGAAAACATTGATCGCATGAAGGCCAAGGGGGCAGCAGTGAGTCTGGACATGAACACAATGACAAgtacagatttgctcaatgctttGAAGACTGTCATCAATGACCCATC ctataaagagaatgCTATGAGGTTATCAGCCATTCATCATGATCAGCCTGTTAAGCCCCTGGATCGAGCCGTCTTCTGGATCGAGTTTGTCATGCGCCACAAAGGAGCCAAGCACCTTCGCCCAGCCTCCCTCAGCCTCACCTGGTACCAGTACCACTCTTTGGATGTGATTGGGTTTCTACTGGCTTGTGTGGCAATCGTCACTTTTCTTGTCATAAAATGTTGCTTATTTGGTTATCAAAAGTTTtttaagacagaaaagaagaaaaagagggagtAG